A genomic window from Streptomyces sp. WMMC940 includes:
- a CDS encoding NUDIX domain-containing protein: protein MTIKDTPAEWRVTATATPFRGNKTSVRTDDVVMPDGSVVRRDYQVHPGSVAVLALDEDGRVLVLRQYRHPVRQKLWEIPAGLLDVPGENPLTAAQRELYEEAHVKAVDWRVLADVYTTPGGCDEAVRIFLARDLSEAEGERFQVSEEEADMELARVPLQDLVRGVLAGDLHNNCLVVGVLSLTAALAGDGLDSLRPAEAPWPARPFEA, encoded by the coding sequence ATGACCATCAAGGACACCCCCGCGGAGTGGCGGGTCACCGCGACCGCGACGCCGTTCAGGGGCAACAAGACGAGTGTCCGCACCGACGACGTGGTCATGCCCGACGGCTCGGTCGTGCGCCGTGACTACCAGGTGCACCCGGGATCGGTGGCGGTCCTGGCGCTCGACGAGGACGGCCGGGTCCTGGTGCTGCGCCAGTACCGGCACCCGGTGCGGCAGAAGCTCTGGGAGATCCCGGCCGGGCTGCTCGACGTCCCCGGCGAGAATCCGCTGACCGCGGCCCAGCGCGAACTGTACGAGGAAGCACACGTCAAGGCGGTCGACTGGCGGGTCCTCGCGGACGTCTACACCACGCCGGGCGGCTGCGACGAGGCCGTACGGATCTTCCTGGCCCGTGATCTGTCCGAGGCGGAGGGCGAGCGCTTCCAGGTCTCCGAGGAGGAGGCGGACATGGAGCTGGCGCGCGTTCCGCTCCAGGACCTGGTGCGTGGCGTACTCGCCGGCGATCTGCACAACAACTGCCTGGTGGTGGGGGTCCTCTCGCTCACGGCCGCCCTCGCCGGCGACGGCCTGGACTCCCTCCGCCCCGCCGAGGCCCCCTGGCCCGCCCGCCCGTTCGAGGCGTAG
- a CDS encoding tetratricopeptide repeat protein: MTDQAVDFEEPSSENRPSQAGPLSGERHGHGTVGPVGGQFIGRQRELKALRADIERAGLDTISGRKAPRARVLLVAGRPGSGRTALAAELTRRLADEYPDGVLWARLSEPGGEPVPTDRTARGLLDTLGVGAPAGAEEDLLTEMVREALAVRRCVLVLDDAADAEQVDPLLPDNPECLVVAVSQGPLTGIPDVRPCTIGGMDAKSAIELLSRFTGSVRVTVDPQAAESLVEQCGGQPAAMLLVGGWLAARPKASVADATKQLKGLPDDPEEPVGARPLARAFRLVHDSLPQSAARLLRLLALAPAGRADAHTASALAGCSVSAAGSTLEDFAALGLLHAPAGADEAVEPEGSEQYEVPACLAPLLHALVTEEERPAEVQLARARMLERTVRLLQSCHAVTEPEGSSARKKLAGLPRALRFSGPGAAAAWLEERRPALLGAARIAVADGELDTLARRLIAALVRALVAHRGTESAAPELYGLHQLVLDVAVRRELHREQAAALLNLADLDAGTGRTEEALVRYRAALDAGRRGNDPYATARAMESVGGAYQELGDWERAADWYGRALAQRLARGERADEARLYGRLGGVHTYAGRYGEALRSWRAAAAGYRRLGDLPGHARALSEAARVQEYAGRPEEALRTCEEAVAWARRAGDLRLQAALQLRLADTLDRLGDSAAAGLHRSAAERLLGGDVSGLRNP; this comes from the coding sequence GTGACGGATCAGGCGGTGGACTTCGAGGAACCCTCGTCCGAGAACCGCCCGTCGCAGGCAGGGCCCCTGTCCGGGGAGCGGCACGGTCATGGGACCGTTGGCCCTGTGGGTGGGCAATTCATCGGGCGCCAGCGGGAATTGAAGGCGCTGCGGGCCGACATCGAACGGGCCGGTCTCGACACGATCTCCGGGCGCAAGGCGCCTCGCGCCCGGGTGCTGCTCGTCGCCGGGCGGCCCGGCTCGGGGAGGACCGCGCTCGCCGCGGAACTGACGCGGCGGCTGGCGGACGAGTACCCGGACGGGGTGCTGTGGGCGAGGCTCAGCGAGCCCGGCGGCGAACCGGTCCCCACCGATCGCACCGCCCGCGGACTGCTGGACACGCTCGGCGTCGGAGCACCGGCCGGCGCCGAAGAGGACCTGCTCACCGAGATGGTCCGCGAGGCCCTCGCGGTGCGGCGGTGCGTGCTCGTGCTGGACGACGCCGCCGACGCGGAACAGGTGGACCCGCTGCTGCCCGACAACCCCGAGTGCCTGGTCGTCGCCGTCTCCCAGGGGCCGCTCACCGGGATCCCGGACGTGCGGCCGTGCACCATCGGCGGCATGGACGCCAAGTCGGCGATCGAGTTGCTGAGCCGTTTCACCGGCTCGGTGCGGGTCACCGTCGACCCGCAGGCCGCCGAGTCGCTGGTCGAGCAGTGCGGCGGGCAGCCCGCCGCGATGCTGCTGGTCGGCGGCTGGCTCGCGGCCCGCCCCAAGGCCTCCGTCGCCGACGCGACCAAGCAGCTGAAGGGACTGCCCGACGACCCCGAGGAGCCCGTCGGCGCCCGGCCGCTGGCCCGGGCCTTCCGGCTCGTGCACGACTCGCTCCCGCAGTCCGCGGCGAGGCTGCTGCGGCTGCTCGCCCTCGCCCCCGCCGGGCGGGCGGACGCGCACACCGCCTCCGCGCTGGCCGGCTGCTCGGTCTCGGCGGCCGGATCGACCCTGGAGGACTTCGCCGCGCTCGGGCTGCTGCACGCGCCCGCCGGTGCGGATGAGGCGGTCGAGCCGGAGGGGAGCGAGCAGTACGAGGTGCCGGCCTGCCTCGCCCCGCTGCTGCACGCGCTGGTGACCGAGGAGGAGCGGCCCGCCGAGGTGCAGCTCGCCCGGGCCCGGATGCTGGAGCGGACCGTACGGCTGCTGCAGTCCTGCCACGCCGTCACGGAACCGGAGGGATCCTCGGCCCGCAAGAAGCTCGCCGGACTGCCGCGCGCCCTGCGCTTCTCCGGCCCCGGGGCCGCCGCGGCCTGGCTGGAGGAGCGCCGGCCCGCGCTGCTCGGGGCCGCCCGGATCGCGGTGGCCGACGGAGAGCTGGACACGCTGGCCCGGCGGCTGATCGCCGCGCTGGTCCGGGCGCTGGTCGCGCACCGCGGCACCGAGTCGGCCGCCCCTGAGCTCTACGGGCTCCATCAGCTCGTACTGGACGTGGCCGTACGGCGTGAACTGCACCGGGAGCAGGCCGCCGCGCTGCTGAACCTGGCCGACCTGGATGCCGGGACGGGCCGGACGGAGGAGGCGCTGGTGCGGTACCGGGCGGCTCTGGACGCGGGACGCCGCGGAAACGACCCGTACGCCACCGCCAGGGCGATGGAATCCGTAGGCGGTGCCTACCAGGAGCTCGGGGACTGGGAGCGGGCGGCGGACTGGTACGGGCGAGCCCTCGCCCAGCGCCTCGCCCGGGGCGAGCGCGCCGACGAGGCCCGGCTGTACGGCCGGCTGGGCGGTGTGCACACCTACGCCGGGCGGTACGGGGAGGCGCTGCGCAGCTGGCGCGCGGCGGCGGCCGGATACCGGCGCCTCGGCGATCTGCCCGGCCATGCGCGGGCGTTGAGCGAGGCGGCCCGGGTCCAGGAGTACGCGGGACGCCCGGAGGAGGCGCTGCGCACCTGCGAGGAGGCCGTGGCCTGGGCTCGCAGGGCCGGGGACCTGCGGCTCCAGGCCGCACTCCAGCTGCGGCTGGCCGACACACTGGACCGCCTCGGCGACTCCGCCGCGGCCGGACTGCACCGTTCCGCCGCCGAGCGACTGCTGGGAGGCGATGTTTCCGGCCTACGAAATCCGTAG
- the ald gene encoding alanine dehydrogenase has protein sequence MKVGIPREVKNNEFRVAITPAGVHELVRNGHQVFIEANAGVGSSITDEEFVAAGGQILPTADEVWATADMVLKVKEPIAEEYHRMRKDQVLFTYLHLAASKECTDALIESGTTAIAYETVELPNRSLPLLAPMSEVAGRLAPQVGAYHLMRPAGGRGVLPGGVPGVTPAKAVVIGGGVSGWNATQIAVGMGFEVTLLDRDINKLREADRIFGTKVKAVMSNSFELEKAVLDADLVIGAVLIPGAKAPKLVTNELVSRMKPGSVLVDIAIDQGGCFEDSRPTTHAEPTFRVHNSVFYCVANMPGAVPNTSTNALTNATLPYVVSLANNGWVEALRRDPALARGLNVHEGQVVYKEVAEAHGLETVELNTLLG, from the coding sequence GTGAAGGTCGGCATCCCCCGCGAGGTCAAGAACAACGAGTTCCGGGTGGCGATCACCCCCGCCGGCGTGCACGAGCTCGTGCGCAACGGCCACCAGGTCTTCATCGAGGCGAACGCCGGTGTCGGCTCCTCGATCACGGACGAGGAGTTCGTCGCCGCGGGCGGGCAGATCCTGCCCACCGCCGACGAGGTCTGGGCCACCGCGGACATGGTGCTCAAGGTCAAGGAGCCCATCGCGGAGGAGTACCACCGCATGCGCAAGGACCAGGTCCTCTTCACCTACCTGCACCTTGCCGCCTCCAAGGAGTGCACGGACGCCCTGATCGAGTCCGGCACCACCGCCATCGCCTACGAGACGGTCGAGCTCCCCAACCGCTCCCTGCCGCTCCTCGCCCCGATGTCCGAGGTCGCGGGGCGGCTGGCCCCGCAGGTCGGGGCCTACCACCTGATGCGCCCGGCCGGCGGCCGGGGCGTGCTGCCCGGCGGGGTTCCCGGCGTGACCCCGGCCAAGGCCGTCGTCATCGGCGGCGGTGTCTCCGGCTGGAACGCCACGCAGATCGCCGTCGGCATGGGCTTCGAGGTGACGCTGCTGGACCGCGACATCAACAAGCTGCGCGAGGCCGACAGGATCTTCGGCACGAAGGTCAAGGCCGTCATGTCCAACTCCTTCGAGCTGGAGAAGGCCGTCCTCGACGCCGACCTCGTCATCGGCGCGGTGCTCATCCCCGGCGCCAAGGCGCCGAAGCTGGTCACCAACGAGCTCGTCTCCCGGATGAAGCCGGGAAGTGTCCTTGTCGACATCGCGATCGACCAGGGCGGCTGCTTCGAGGACTCCCGTCCGACCACGCACGCCGAGCCGACCTTCCGGGTCCACAACTCGGTCTTCTACTGCGTCGCCAACATGCCCGGCGCCGTTCCGAACACCTCCACCAACGCGCTCACCAACGCCACGCTCCCCTACGTCGTGTCGCTGGCGAACAACGGCTGGGTCGAGGCGCTCCGCCGCGACCCGGCGCTGGCCAGGGGCCTCAACGTCCATGAGGGCCAGGTCGTTTACAAGGAGGTCGCCGAGGCGCACGGCCTCGAGACCGTCGAGCTGAACACGCTGCTCGGCTGA
- a CDS encoding ParA family protein — translation MGVEVPPTPGQAPASGPEAVGSVAVRTFATHQHMTTTAHTMKMMDGQHVNAMAGNESGRESTHFADYDEVPEGHFYDPDAEYEPDPEYAATLAPDAARQRRERIGPTGRPLPYFPIPGPLTDHGPAKIIAMCNQKGGVGKTTSTINLGAALAEYGRRVLLVDFDPQGALSVGLGVNPMELDLTVYNLLMERGMSADEVLLKTAVPNMDLLPSNIDLSAAEVQLVSEVARESTLQRALKPLMQDYDYIVIDCQPSLGLLTVNALTAAHKVIVPLECEFFALRGVALLTETIEKVQERLNPDLELDGILATMYDSRTVHSREVLARVVEAFDDHVYHTVIGRTVRFPETTVAGEPITTYASNSVGAAAYRQLAREVLARCHAE, via the coding sequence ATGGGCGTGGAGGTACCCCCGACGCCGGGCCAGGCGCCCGCGTCCGGGCCCGAAGCTGTCGGCTCCGTCGCTGTCCGTACCTTCGCGACTCATCAGCACATGACGACGACAGCCCACACGATGAAGATGATGGACGGCCAACACGTGAACGCCATGGCCGGCAACGAGAGTGGCCGAGAGTCCACCCACTTCGCCGACTACGACGAGGTGCCCGAGGGGCACTTCTACGACCCCGACGCCGAGTACGAGCCCGATCCGGAGTACGCGGCCACGCTCGCGCCCGACGCGGCCCGCCAGCGCCGCGAGCGCATCGGCCCGACCGGGCGCCCGCTGCCGTACTTCCCGATTCCCGGCCCGCTCACCGACCACGGCCCCGCGAAGATCATCGCGATGTGCAACCAGAAGGGCGGCGTCGGCAAGACGACGTCGACCATCAACCTGGGCGCCGCGCTCGCGGAGTACGGACGCCGGGTGCTGCTCGTCGACTTCGACCCGCAGGGAGCCCTGTCGGTCGGTCTCGGCGTGAACCCGATGGAGCTCGACCTCACCGTCTACAACCTGCTCATGGAGCGGGGCATGTCCGCGGACGAGGTCCTGCTGAAGACCGCCGTGCCCAACATGGACCTGCTGCCGAGCAACATCGACCTCTCGGCGGCCGAGGTCCAGCTCGTGAGCGAGGTCGCCCGCGAGTCGACGCTGCAGCGCGCCCTGAAGCCGCTGATGCAGGACTACGACTACATCGTGATCGACTGTCAGCCGTCGCTCGGCCTGCTGACGGTGAACGCCCTGACGGCGGCTCACAAGGTGATCGTGCCACTGGAGTGCGAGTTCTTCGCGCTGCGCGGCGTCGCCCTGCTCACCGAGACGATCGAGAAGGTCCAGGAGCGACTCAACCCGGACCTGGAACTCGACGGCATCCTCGCCACGATGTACGACTCGCGCACGGTGCACAGCCGCGAGGTGCTGGCGCGGGTGGTCGAGGCGTTCGACGACCACGTCTACCACACGGTCATCGGGCGCACGGTGCGCTTCCCGGAGACGACCGTCGCCGGCGAGCCCATCACGACGTACGCGTCCAACTCCGTCGGTGCCGCCGCCTACCGCCAGCTCGCCAGGGAGGTGCTCGCCCGGTGTCACGCCGAGTGA
- a CDS encoding segregation and condensation protein A, which produces MAVLADPVHDPAAAPAGAAEPDAPTAETVAEPVDDGRFTVRLANFEGPFDLLLQLISKHKLDVTEVALSKVTDEFMAHIRAMGPDWDLDQTTEFLVVAATLLDLKAARLLPAAEVEDEADLALLEARDLLFARLLQYRAYKQVAEIFSGRLDEESRRYPRTVGLEDHHAELLPDVVISIGAEGFAKLAVKAMQPRPKPQVYVDHIHAPLVSVREQAEVVVGLLRERGRASFRELTDGVTDTLTVVARFLALLELYRERAVVLDQEDALGELVITWAGGEAGAHVTDEFDRTPESMEDKA; this is translated from the coding sequence ATGGCCGTCCTCGCCGACCCGGTCCACGACCCCGCCGCCGCGCCGGCCGGGGCCGCCGAGCCCGACGCGCCGACGGCGGAGACCGTCGCGGAGCCCGTCGACGACGGGCGGTTCACGGTGCGGCTCGCGAACTTCGAGGGACCGTTCGACCTGCTGCTGCAGCTGATCTCGAAGCACAAGCTCGATGTCACCGAGGTCGCCCTCTCCAAGGTCACCGACGAGTTCATGGCGCACATCCGCGCCATGGGACCCGACTGGGACCTCGACCAGACCACCGAGTTCCTGGTCGTCGCCGCGACCCTGCTGGACCTGAAGGCCGCCCGGCTGCTGCCGGCCGCCGAGGTGGAGGACGAGGCGGACCTCGCGCTCCTGGAGGCGCGGGACCTGCTCTTCGCCCGGCTGCTCCAGTACCGCGCGTACAAGCAGGTCGCGGAGATCTTCAGCGGCAGGCTCGACGAGGAGTCGCGGCGGTACCCCCGTACCGTCGGCCTGGAGGACCACCACGCCGAGCTGCTTCCCGACGTCGTCATCAGCATCGGCGCGGAGGGCTTCGCCAAGCTCGCGGTCAAGGCGATGCAGCCCAGGCCGAAGCCGCAGGTGTACGTGGACCACATCCACGCACCGCTCGTGAGCGTGCGCGAGCAGGCCGAGGTCGTCGTCGGCCTGCTGCGCGAGCGCGGCAGGGCGAGCTTCCGGGAGTTGACCGACGGGGTGACGGACACCCTCACCGTGGTCGCCCGGTTCCTCGCGCTGCTGGAGCTCTATCGTGAGAGGGCCGTCGTCCTGGACCAGGAGGACGCCCTGGGGGAACTGGTGATCACCTGGGCCGGCGGCGAGGCCGGCGCGCACGTCACGGACGAGTTCGACCGGACCCCCGAGAGCATGGAGGACAAGGCGTGA
- the scpB gene encoding SMC-Scp complex subunit ScpB → MVVDEPATEEHLAKVLEQPRRAVADALRELADEYTIQGRGFELRLVAGGWRFYTRPEHSAAVERFVLDGQQARLTQAALETLAVVAYRQPVSRSRVSAVRGVNCDGVMRTLLQRGLVEEAGAEPETGAILYRTTNYFLERMGLRGLDELPELAPFLPEAEAIEAETQEGVPSFDPDAPDTDADDTTTTEL, encoded by the coding sequence ATGGTCGTCGACGAGCCGGCCACCGAGGAGCACCTCGCCAAGGTCCTCGAGCAGCCGCGCCGTGCCGTCGCGGACGCCCTGCGCGAGCTCGCGGACGAGTACACGATCCAGGGCCGCGGCTTCGAACTGCGACTCGTCGCCGGCGGCTGGCGCTTCTACACCCGTCCCGAGCACTCCGCCGCCGTCGAGCGCTTCGTCCTCGACGGTCAGCAGGCCCGGCTCACGCAGGCCGCCCTGGAGACGCTGGCCGTCGTCGCGTACCGGCAGCCCGTCAGCCGCTCCCGGGTCTCGGCGGTGCGCGGAGTGAACTGCGACGGCGTCATGCGGACCCTCCTCCAGCGCGGTCTGGTCGAGGAGGCGGGCGCGGAACCCGAAACAGGTGCGATCCTGTACAGGACGACGAACTACTTCCTGGAGCGGATGGGCCTGCGCGGTCTGGACGAGCTCCCCGAGCTCGCGCCGTTCCTCCCCGAGGCGGAGGCGATCGAGGCCGAGACCCAGGAGGGTGTCCCGTCGTTCGATCCGGACGCCCCGGACACAGACGCAGACGACACGACGACGACGGAACTTTGA
- a CDS encoding pseudouridine synthase codes for MRSSGRNSSGRGDYRGTGGGAARSRSGGQRDDKPKRAGKPRPEERRYDVGGSASEGPKKGRGAAARGGAKGGPKQSPQRGGGRTAPARSREYEARAEERNRERYANKPRTGTPKTFPGAEQEGERLQKVLARAGYGSRRACEELIDMARVEVNGEIVTEQGLRVDPAKDEIKVDGLTVATQSYQFFALNKPAGVVSTMEDPDGRQCLGDYVTNRETRLFHVGRLDTETEGIILLTNHGELAHRLTHPKYGVQKTYLAAVQGPLPREVGKRLREGIQLEDGYARADHFRVVEQIGKNYLVEVVLHEGRKHIVRRMLAEAGFPVDKLVRTAFGPIALGDQKSGWLRRLSNTEVGMLMKEVGL; via the coding sequence ATGCGAAGCAGCGGCAGGAACAGCAGCGGACGCGGCGACTACCGGGGTACCGGTGGGGGCGCCGCCCGGTCGAGGAGCGGGGGACAGCGCGACGACAAGCCGAAGCGCGCGGGCAAGCCCCGTCCCGAGGAGCGCCGCTACGACGTCGGGGGCTCGGCGTCCGAGGGCCCGAAGAAGGGCCGCGGCGCGGCCGCCCGGGGCGGCGCCAAGGGAGGTCCGAAGCAGTCCCCGCAGCGCGGTGGCGGGCGTACGGCCCCCGCCCGTTCCCGTGAGTACGAGGCCCGTGCCGAGGAGCGCAACCGCGAGCGCTACGCGAACAAGCCCCGGACCGGCACGCCCAAGACGTTTCCGGGCGCCGAGCAGGAGGGCGAGAGGCTGCAGAAGGTGCTCGCCCGCGCCGGCTACGGTTCGCGGCGCGCCTGCGAGGAACTGATCGACATGGCCCGTGTCGAGGTCAACGGCGAGATCGTGACCGAGCAGGGGCTGCGCGTCGACCCGGCCAAGGACGAGATCAAGGTCGACGGCCTGACGGTCGCCACGCAGTCGTACCAGTTCTTCGCGCTCAACAAGCCGGCCGGAGTCGTCTCCACGATGGAGGACCCGGACGGCCGCCAGTGCCTCGGGGACTACGTCACCAACCGCGAGACCCGTCTGTTCCACGTCGGGCGGCTCGACACCGAGACCGAGGGCATCATCCTGCTCACCAACCACGGCGAGCTGGCGCACCGGCTGACGCACCCCAAGTACGGCGTGCAGAAGACCTACCTCGCCGCGGTCCAGGGCCCCCTCCCGCGCGAGGTCGGCAAGCGCCTCAGGGAAGGCATCCAGCTGGAGGACGGGTACGCCCGCGCGGACCACTTCCGGGTCGTGGAGCAGATCGGCAAGAACTACCTCGTCGAGGTCGTGCTGCACGAGGGCCGCAAGCACATCGTCCGCCGCATGCTGGCCGAGGCGGGTTTCCCGGTCGACAAGCTCGTACGGACCGCTTTCGGCCCGATCGCGCTCGGCGACCAGAAGTCCGGCTGGCTGCGGCGGCTGAGCAACACCGAGGTCGGCATGCTGATGAAGGAAGTCGGGCTCTGA
- a CDS encoding 1-aminocyclopropane-1-carboxylate deaminase/D-cysteine desulfhydrase: protein MNGPLLHRLLPELSGTLRREQLGDGPTPVRELTGLTGPVPLWCKDESGYGSGGWGGNKVRKLEWILPDVRRRGARTILTVGGTGTNWGLATALYARERGLRTALALIDQPADDHVRRQLERLRRSGAALHFTRTKARTIAAAPWLFLRHSTRGHLPYFLPAGGSSPVGTLGCVEAALELAEQVAAGALPEPSHLVTAVGSGGTAAGLALGLRLAGLERTRVVGVVVNDTLRLDTRAVAALAGRTERLLRARGADPPRDMVAPGDVTLVRDWLGPGYGHPTPRALEARRLAAETGLDLEPVYTAKALGALLDLAEGGRFGGGPVLFLQTHGPRDSA from the coding sequence GGTCTCACCGGCCCGGTCCCTCTGTGGTGCAAGGACGAGAGCGGGTACGGCTCCGGGGGCTGGGGCGGCAACAAGGTCCGCAAGCTGGAGTGGATCCTCCCCGACGTGCGCCGCCGCGGAGCCCGCACGATCCTCACGGTGGGCGGCACGGGCACCAACTGGGGCCTGGCCACGGCCCTCTACGCGAGGGAACGGGGGCTGCGGACGGCCCTCGCCCTGATCGACCAGCCCGCCGACGACCATGTCCGGCGGCAGCTCGAGCGGCTGCGCCGCTCCGGTGCCGCCCTCCACTTCACCCGCACGAAGGCCCGGACGATCGCCGCCGCACCCTGGCTCTTCCTGCGCCATTCGACGCGCGGGCACCTGCCGTACTTCCTGCCCGCCGGCGGCTCGTCCCCGGTCGGCACCCTGGGCTGTGTGGAGGCGGCCCTCGAACTCGCGGAGCAGGTCGCCGCGGGCGCCCTCCCCGAGCCGTCCCACCTCGTGACCGCCGTCGGCTCGGGAGGGACCGCGGCCGGGCTCGCCCTCGGCCTCCGGCTCGCCGGCCTGGAGCGCACCCGGGTCGTCGGCGTGGTCGTCAACGACACCCTCCGGCTCGACACCCGCGCCGTCGCCGCCCTGGCCGGGCGGACGGAAAGGCTGCTGCGCGCACGGGGAGCGGACCCGCCCCGCGACATGGTCGCACCCGGCGACGTGACGCTGGTACGGGACTGGCTGGGCCCCGGCTACGGGCATCCGACCCCGCGGGCACTGGAGGCCCGGCGCCTGGCCGCGGAAACGGGGCTGGATCTCGAACCCGTCTACACGGCCAAGGCGTTGGGCGCCCTGCTGGACCTGGCCGAAGGCGGCCGGTTCGGCGGCGGGCCCGTGCTGTTCCTCCAGACCCACGGCCCCCGGGACAGCGCCTGA